The following proteins are encoded in a genomic region of Spirosoma sp. SC4-14:
- a CDS encoding (2Fe-2S)-binding protein produces the protein MSSVKITINNQAHTFDVEPDMPLLWAIRDVVGLTGTKFGCGIAQCGACTVHLDGTPIRSCSFPVSAAAGHKITTIEGISKNGDHPVQKAWIEHQVPQCGYCQSGQIMSAVALLKQTPKPTDADIDAAMQGNICRCGTYNRIREAIHTASAEMATTPKAPKTTPKIGKR, from the coding sequence ATGTCTTCAGTCAAAATAACCATAAACAATCAGGCTCATACATTCGATGTAGAACCCGATATGCCCTTACTGTGGGCTATTCGTGATGTAGTTGGCCTAACCGGCACCAAATTTGGCTGTGGTATTGCGCAGTGCGGAGCCTGCACGGTTCATCTTGATGGTACGCCCATTCGTTCGTGCAGTTTTCCGGTTTCGGCAGCAGCCGGGCATAAGATTACGACCATCGAAGGAATCTCTAAAAATGGCGACCATCCCGTTCAGAAAGCCTGGATCGAACATCAGGTACCCCAGTGTGGCTATTGCCAGTCGGGCCAGATTATGTCGGCCGTAGCGCTGCTGAAGCAAACGCCCAAACCAACCGACGCAGATATTGATGCTGCCATGCAGGGCAACATCTGCCGGTGCGGTACATATAACCGCATACGTGAGGCAATCCATACGGCATCGGCCGAGATGGCCACTACTCCTAAAGCTCCGAAGACTACTCCCAAAATTGGCAAACGATGA